Proteins from a single region of Platichthys flesus chromosome 16, fPlaFle2.1, whole genome shotgun sequence:
- the junbb gene encoding junB proto-oncogene, AP-1 transcription factor subunit b: protein MSTKMEQPFYHDDSFLSAYGHSEAAMHDYKLLKQNMNLNLTESYRSLKRAEAEHYQGAHQDMGSLKLASPELERLIIQNSNGVITTPTPGQYFYNRGITDEQEGFAEGFVKALDELHQMNEMPPPNVSIGAGGVTCSAAASSVFGSALQPEPPIYTTLNAYCPNPSLSSASSYPTATISYLPPHQHSHLQPSTHGVHHFGHALPGSGLHPQRLISLKEEPQTVPDLLSSDGSPPMSPIDLDTQERIKAERKRLRNRLAATKCRRRKLERISRLEDKVKGLKNDNAGLSNTASVLRDQVAQLKQKVLTHVSSGCQLMLTSKMEAF, encoded by the coding sequence ATGTCTACAAAGATGGAGCAGCCGTTCTATCACGACGACTCCTTTCTGTCGGCGTACGGCCACTCGGAAGCAGCCATGCACGACTACAAGCTGCTGAAGCAGAACATGAACCTGAACTTGACCGAGTCTTATCGCAGCCTGAAGAGAGCCGAGGCGGAGCACTACCAGGGGGCGCACCAGGACATGGGCTCCCTGAAGCTCGCGTCCCCGGAGCTGGAGAGGCTCATCATCCAGAACAGTAACGGGGTGATCACCACCCCCACGCCCGGCCAGTACTTCTACAACCGCGGCATCACCGACGAGCAGGAGGGCTTCGCCGAGGGCTTCGTGAAGGCGCTGGACGAGCTGCACCAGATGAACGAGATGCCTCCTCCGAACGTGTCCATCGGAGCCGGTGGAGTAACGTGTTCAGCGGCGGCCTCTAGCGTCTTCGGCTCCGCGCTGCAGCCGGAGCCTCCGATCTACACCACGCTGAACGCGTACTGCCCGAACCCGAGCCTCTCGTCCGCGTCCAGCTACCCCACCGCCACCATCAGCTACCTGCCACCGCACCAGCACAGCCACCTGCAGCCCTCGACGCACGGCGTGCACCACTTCGGGCACGCTCTCCCCGGCTCCGGGCTCCACCCGCAGCGGCTCATCTCCCTGAAGGAGGAGCCGCAGACGGTGCCGGACCTCCTGAGCAGCGACGGCTCGCCCCCGATGTCTCCCATCGACCTGGACACCCAGGAGCGGATCAAGGCGGAGCGCAAGCGGCTGAGGAACCGGCTGGCGGCCACCAAGTGCCGGCGGCGCAAGCTGGAGCGCATCTCCCGGCTGGAGGACAAGGTGAAGGGGCTGAAGAATGACAACGCGGGTCTGTCCAACACGGCGTCGGTGCTGCGGGACCAGGTCGCCCAGCTCAAACAGAAGGTCCTGACGCACGTGAGCAGCGGCTGTCAGCTGATGCTCACCAGCAAGATGGAGGCGTTCTGA
- the rtbdn gene encoding retbindin produces MDVTSRPQLLVCVYLAAVLIGGAHSEGLCLQDGKHKASPGPEPHLRDCALYADNSCCTEDNIQDVSHVPSASNENQPWDKCGPLSSECEGFLKRVSCFYRCSPDAARWPHPHRRSYIQAVPLCHSFCRDWFDACRMDMTCARNWARDPRGQNCTGSCVQYQQMYQHGRDLCESLWGDAFMAVEDDPEDVGEAGDVGTEGDGGRPCGCLTLSPSDKDVIAALRAQRDDPEELDTTKTGLPQYRAPCQTKLPLQARGGRKGNSVLRKRSLVVDDVEGSGSGL; encoded by the exons ATGGACGTCACCTCCCGCCCTCAGTTGTTGGTCTGTGTGTACCTGGCGGCCGTGCTGATTGGCGGAGCCCACTCCGAGGGGTTGTGTCTTCAAGACGGCAAACACAAGGCGTCCCCGGGCCCGGAGCCCCACCTGAGGGACTGTGCCCTGTACGCCGACA ACAGCTGCTGCACGGAGGACAACATCCAGGACGTCTCCCACGTCCCCTCCGCCAGCAACGAGAACCAACCCTGGGACAAGTGCGGGCCCCTGAGCTCCGA gtgtGAAGGTTTCCTGAAGCGCGTGTCCTGCTTTTACCGCTGCTCCCCCGACGCCGCCCGCTGGCCTCACCCCCACCGCCGCTCGTACATCCAGGCCGTGCCGCTCTGCCACAGCTTCTGCCGTGATTG GTTTGACGCCTGCAGGATGGACATGACCTGCGCTCGTAACTGGGCCAGAGACCCCCGGGGACAGAACTGCACTGGATCCTGTGTCCAGTATCAGCAG atgtacCAGCACGGCAGGGACCTGTGTGAGAGCCTGTGGGGAGACGCCTTCATGGCGGTGGAGGACGACCCAGAGGACGTGGGAGAGGCCGGAGACGTGGGGACGGAGGGGGACGGCGGGCGCCCCTGCGGCTGCCTGACCCTCAGCCCCTCAGACAAGGACGTGATCGCCGCCCTCAGGGCTCAGCGGGACGACCCCGAGGAGCTGGACACCACCAAGACGGGCCTGCCCCAGTACCGCGCCCCCTGCCAGACCAAGCTGCCACTGCAGGCCAGGGGCGGCAGGAAGGGGAACTCCGTGCTGCGTAAGCGCTCGCTGGTGGTGGACGACGTGGAGGGCAGCGGCAGCGGCTTGTAG